The DNA region CCAAAAGATCAACCAATGCTAAAAAAATCGTATTACTCATGTTTGCCTTAtacaaaatttcaaatcaatacCATATATAGCAATCTTCTGTTTCATGTACTATAATGTAGCGAATTCCAATATGCATCATAAATGTTGATCTAAATAAAGTTCAATCGGGATGATGAATCATTTCATGTCCAGTTACCGTATTTAAACAATTGATACAACCAGTATAAGTGTATCACTACAAACTACAGAGCGCTGTTTGTAGGCAAATTATAGATAGTTCGAGCAGCGAGCAGCTTGTACTTTAACCTTAATGCTAGCAAATTTTCTCGCAGCACTTCACTACATTTGTTTGCAAACCGATGCAACTGATCTCTCTTTGCAGTTCCCGTAATCCAGAATATATGTTTATGATATTTGAAGCATCAACATGGCATACAACGTGGGTATCAAAGAATCTCAAAATATTGACGAAAATGAATCAGTCATCACTACTATAAGAAGTTTTCAAGGCCATTATGACCTCAGAATTCTTGTACTCTACGAGCAATTTGAGGCGTATCGTAGACATCTCTCGACCTAGATTTCTTCACTCCAGCAGTGAACCATAGTTTGTCAGATTTAACACCCTCAACACCCAAACTCGCAACCTTCACCCAAACCAATACCTTGGTCTTCATTCCCTCAATGCTCATCATTTTTCCTCTCAACAAGATTGTTTTCACTCGTGTAGCATATCGTAAAACTGACGAGTCCTTGAAAGTTACCTCACAAGGGTGAGGCAAGTAAACTATAAGCTTTGCTTTTGTCTCATCAAACTCGTAACACGTTATGTTCTCGGGGAAGATGCCTGATGGTAGGTTGTACTCTCTCAGAAGTTCGGGTAAATTTTTTGTTGGCTTACCTGTGTTAACAAAGCAAGACTATATTGATGAGATAACCAAATCAGATATTGATCACAACTAAATAATATTGAGAAAATACAGTGTTTATCAGAGCATATACAGTACCCTTCAACTTGTTGAACAACCATTTCGCTTTCTCCTCGACCACATTTGTGACCGCCTGTAGAACAGCAAGATAAGCATCAAGGAACGGCCAATAGCCATAAAAACACAAGTCACAAAAGAAAATCAGTATTTCTCAGCCttaactacaaaaaaataatcttcattaaTTTGTCATCGGTGATGTGAAAGATAACCTTGGCAAACTCCTAGAAAACACAGAACCTTTGTTCTACTAAATCAGTATCCCCATCTCGATAATGATCAAATAAAACATATTCGTTTTAAAGTTCAATAGAGTAAAATTCTTCATACAACATACGTACACACAAGAGCACGATTGATGACATCTATTTCATAGCAAAAAAGCATCTTCTACACACTTGTTTCGTTAGTCGATTAGTTTTGTTTCACATATGCAAAAGAAATCTCAACACATACATTCTTATCAACAAGACAACAACATTATATGAAAAACTACTTATTCTACTTAGATCAGCCAATAGCCATTTCAAC from Amaranthus tricolor cultivar Red isolate AtriRed21 chromosome 3, ASM2621246v1, whole genome shotgun sequence includes:
- the LOC130809143 gene encoding uncharacterized protein At5g01610, which gives rise to MEKALTKVGSIKSAAGSLWLTKKAKEELLDISQDISAVTNVVEEKAKWLFNKLKGKPTKNLPELLREYNLPSGIFPENITCYEFDETKAKLIVYLPHPCEVTFKDSSVLRYATRVKTILLRGKMMSIEGMKTKVLVWVKVASLGVEGVKSDKLWFTAGVKKSRSRDVYDTPQIARRVQEF